In one Lycium barbarum isolate Lr01 chromosome 7, ASM1917538v2, whole genome shotgun sequence genomic region, the following are encoded:
- the LOC132602265 gene encoding putative aldehyde oxidase Art an 7, with the protein MASSMAIYIKAFVLLPLLFVSSYARNKHIDLDFDNADGSSVAINIDPSSKAFFEFLDGKKKHKKSKKKSKKHELIFTGFPFPGEEVNQEEAPQDPAVGGDEGGEKYNKKPDFETENLGGWIIHSPNAGVAAMHIQLMPNNKAVWYDTTNLGPSAIQHNPPFCKPVPDRPGETDCWAHGVQYDIESGQARTLKLMTDTWCSSGGLSSNGDLVSTGGYREGIRSIRLMNPCDNCEFQENANGLAAMRWYATQHMLENGSFILVGGRGAHNYEIIPPGKLQFQVQQFGLNFLVETEDEKENNLYPFVNLLPDGNVFIFANDRSIIIDPYSGKTIGELPVLPGGSRNYPASGMSALLPINLNTPNPEDVEVEVIVCGGNTHDAFKYSELPPRQFFPALKDCGRIFVNKQGSQWDIEEMTSPRVMGDMLLLPTGDILIINGAKTGTSAWDAAEEPNLVPLLYSPNKPKGQRFKELKPSQIPRMYHSVSAVLPDGKILVAGSNTHATYDFQAKYPTDLRVEKFSPPYLAPELDQHRPQILENGANNEMKYGQDFKVNIKLDEVVDETDIRVTMYAPPFTTHGYSQGQRLLILQLKSVTNQEVTVVAPRSGRIAPPGYYLLFVVHRGVPSRGMWVRIDQ; encoded by the exons ATGGCTTCTTCAATGGCTATCTACATCAAAGCCTTTGTCCTTCTTCCTTTACTTTTTGTTTCATCCTATGCTAGAAACAAACATATTGACCTGGACTTTGACAATGCTGACGGCTCTTCCGTTGCCATCAATATTGATCCTTCCTCAAAGGCATTTTTTGAATTCCTCGACGGCAAGAAGAAGCACAAGAAGTCTAAGAAGAAAAGCAAGAAACATGAATTAATATTTACAGGATTTCCCTTTCCTGGAGAGGAAGTAAACCAAGAAGAAGCACCACAAGATCCAGCCGTCGGTGGAGATGAAGGGGGGGAAAAATACAATAAAAAGCCCGATTTCGAGACGGAAAATCTTGGTGGTTGGATAATACATTCACCAAATGCTGGTGTTGCAGCCATGCATATACAATTGATGCCAAATAACAAGGCTGTTTGGTATGATACCACAAATCTTGGACCATCTGCAATTCAGCACAACCCTCCATTTTGCAAGCCAGTTCCAGACAGGCCTGGTGAGACAGATTGCTGGGCTCATGGCGTTCAATATGACATTGAGAGTGGTCAAGCCAGGACATTGAAG TTAATGACCGATACATGGTGCTCATCCGGAGGTTTGTCCTCTAATGGTGATCTAGTAAGCACGGGAGGTTATCGAGAAGGGATTCGCAGTATTAGACTCATGAATCCATGTGATAACTGCGAGTTTCAGGAAAATGCAAATGGTCTTGCTGCTATGAGATG GTATGCTACTCAACATATGCTTGAGAATGGTAGCTTCATTCTTGTTGGAGGTCGCGGCGCACATAACTACGAAATCATTCCACCAGGAAAACTGCAATTCCAGGTGCAACAATTTGGGTTAAACTTTCTTGTCGAGACCGAAGATGAGAAAGAGAACAATCTCTACCCATTCGTCAATCTTCTCCCTGATGGGAATGTATTCATTTTTGCCAACGACAGATCAATAATCATCGACCCTTATAGTGGAAAAACCATCGGCGAACTTCCTGTACTTCCTGGAGGTTCAAGAAACTATCCAGCATCAGGAATGTCCGCACTTTTGCCAATCAATCTCAATACTCCTAATCCTGAGGATGTTGAAGTTGAGGTCATTGTTTGTGGTGGAAATACCCATGATGCCTTCAAATATTCTGAGCTTCCACCGAGACAATTCTTCCCAGCATTAAAAGATTGTGGAAGGATATTTGTTAACAAACAAGGATCTCAATGGGATATTGAAGAAATGACCTCACCAAGAGTCATGGGAGACATGTTGCTTCTACCAACTGGAGATATCTTGATCATCAATGGAGCAAAGACAGGGACTTCTGCATGGGATGCTGCTGAGGAACCTAATCTTGTGCCACTTCTGTATAGCCCAAACAAACCAAAAGGACAAAGGTTCAAGGAATTGAAGCCTTCACAGATTCCTCGAATGTACCATTCTGTTTCTGCTGTTTTGCCAGATGGCAAGATTTTGGTGGCAGGAAGCAATACCCATGCTACGTATGACTTTCAGGCGAAGTATCCAACTGATTTGAGAGTAGAGAAATTTTCACCTCCTTACTTGGCACCTGAGTTGGACCAGCACAGGCCCCAAATTCTTGAGAATGGAGCTAACAATGAGATGAAATATGGCCAGGATTTCAAGGTCAATATCAAGTTGGATGAAGTTGTGGATGAGACTGACATTAGGGTCACCATGTATGCACCACCTTTTACCACACATGGTTACTCTCAGGGACAGAGGTTGCTCATTTTGCAGCTTAAATCTGTGACAAACCAAGAGGTCACTGTAGTAGCACCGCGCTCAGGCAGAATTGCTCCACCAGGCTACTATTTACTCTTTGTTGTTCACCGCGGCGTGCCTAGCCGTGGAATGTGGGTGCGCATCGACCAGTAG